One segment of uncultured Tolumonas sp. DNA contains the following:
- a CDS encoding NAD(P)H-dependent oxidoreductase — translation MSVLKVAVLCGSLHKQSRTLALCETLLAHIRKHTEIKTHIVEISQIGRIIGSCMQFSELPVEIQNDIHEITNADLVIAASPVYSASYTGLFKHFVDFLGKDALSGVPVLLAATGGSSLHGLVIDHLLRPLFVMKQALVLPLGVYGTEADFADNQVNSPALEKRITLAINQALPFLKSVSSSNN, via the coding sequence ATGTCCGTTTTAAAAGTGGCAGTTCTTTGCGGTAGTCTGCACAAACAATCCCGCACACTTGCTTTATGTGAAACATTACTCGCGCATATTAGAAAGCACACAGAAATAAAAACTCATATTGTTGAAATTTCACAAATCGGCAGGATCATTGGCTCATGTATGCAATTCAGTGAATTACCAGTTGAAATTCAAAATGATATTCATGAAATAACAAATGCAGATTTGGTCATCGCAGCAAGCCCCGTTTATAGCGCCAGTTATACGGGATTATTTAAACACTTTGTTGATTTTTTAGGAAAAGATGCTCTTTCTGGAGTGCCTGTATTACTTGCGGCAACAGGAGGCAGCTCATTGCATGGTTTAGTGATTGACCATCTGTTACGCCCATTATTTGTTATGAAACAAGCATTAGTTTTGCCATTAGGCGTGTATGGAACTGAAGCTGATTTTGCAGATAATCAAGTAAACAGCCCCGCTTTGGAAAAACGAATTACATTAGCTATAAATCAAGCATTACCATTTTTAAAATCAGTATCTAGCAGTAATAATTAA
- a CDS encoding DUF1479 domain-containing protein translates to MTRSFTSTPLPADYKKDVIELKKELRGRIGNVEALFEKVCQKIEKETAAAREEEKVNGTAWPELEWSDIAEGRVTAEQIAKIKRRGCLVIRQNFSHQEAKGWDQSILNYLDINDFDKQYRGPGDNFFGSLDASRPEIYPIYWSQTQMQARQSERMAIVQSFLNRLWKYQTNGVQWFDPDISIIYPDRIRRRPPGTNSKGLGAHTDSGALERWLLPAYQKVFSKIYDNQFDEYDPWDAAYRPEVNEYTASNTTKCSIFRTFQGWTALSDMTVGQGVLHAVPIPEAMAYILLRPLLSDVPEDELCGVAPGKVLPISEKWHPHLIRALCSIPSVKAGDSVWWHCDVIHSVAPVEDQQGWGNVMYIPAAPLCDKNLAYAKRVYEALETGSSPADFPKEDYEKDWKDRFTVADLNLIGRRSLGLL, encoded by the coding sequence ATGACCCGATCCTTTACCTCAACCCCCCTCCCAGCTGATTACAAGAAAGATGTTATTGAGTTAAAAAAAGAACTGCGTGGAAGGATTGGTAACGTTGAGGCTTTGTTTGAGAAAGTTTGCCAGAAAATTGAAAAAGAAACGGCTGCTGCTCGTGAAGAAGAAAAAGTGAATGGTACAGCCTGGCCAGAGCTTGAGTGGAGTGATATAGCAGAAGGCCGTGTCACAGCTGAACAAATTGCTAAGATCAAGCGTCGCGGATGCTTAGTGATACGCCAAAATTTTTCTCACCAAGAAGCAAAAGGGTGGGATCAAAGCATATTAAATTATCTCGATATCAATGATTTTGATAAACAATATCGTGGTCCAGGAGATAATTTCTTTGGTAGTTTGGACGCTTCGAGACCTGAAATATATCCAATTTACTGGTCTCAAACGCAGATGCAAGCGCGTCAGAGTGAACGGATGGCGATAGTACAATCTTTTCTCAACCGATTATGGAAATACCAGACTAATGGTGTTCAATGGTTTGATCCTGATATTAGTATCATTTATCCCGATCGCATAAGACGACGCCCGCCAGGAACTAATTCCAAAGGTCTGGGGGCTCACACTGATTCTGGGGCTTTGGAGCGTTGGTTGTTACCCGCTTATCAAAAAGTTTTCAGTAAAATCTATGATAATCAATTTGATGAATATGACCCTTGGGATGCAGCATATCGTCCTGAAGTGAACGAATATACAGCTAGTAATACAACAAAATGTTCAATTTTTAGGACTTTTCAGGGGTGGACTGCATTGTCAGATATGACTGTTGGTCAGGGAGTATTACATGCAGTACCAATACCTGAAGCTATGGCTTATATTCTTCTACGACCACTTTTAAGCGATGTTCCTGAAGATGAATTATGTGGTGTAGCCCCGGGTAAAGTATTACCTATCTCTGAAAAATGGCATCCACACTTAATTCGAGCTTTATGTAGTATCCCATCTGTTAAGGCGGGTGATTCAGTGTGGTGGCATTGCGATGTCATTCATTCTGTCGCTCCTGTTGAAGATCAACAAGGCTGGGGTAACGTAATGTATATTCCTGCGGCACCACTTTGTGATAAGAATCTTGCTTATGCCAAAAGAGTTTATGAGGCATTAGAAACTGGTTCTTCACCAGCTGATTTTCCTAAAGAAGATTATGAAAAAGATTGGAAAGACAGATTTACAGTTGCCGACTTGAATCTGATCGGTCGCCGTAGTTTGGGTTTACTGTAA
- the ptsG gene encoding PTS glucose transporter subunit IIBC translates to MKSLFANLQQVGKALMLPVSVLPVAGILLGVGAAKFSILPGTLSSIMEQAGGAVFGNMALLFAIGVALGFTKNDGVAGLAAAVGYFILTKTVAVVAPLLAGLDPTAADFAAQAEKVANVGVLGGVIAGGIAAYMFNRFYRIQLPEYLGFFSGKRFVPLSTGIVAIVAGVVLAFIWPPIGGAIKAFSHWAAYQNPTLAFGIYGIVERSLIPLGLHHIWNAPFFFEVGEYTNSTGQVFHGEIARYIAGDPTAGNLAGGYMFKMYGLPAAAIAMWHTAKPENRAKIGGIMISAALTSFLTGITEPIEFAFLFVAPVLYVIHALLAGSAFVVCIVLGMKHGTTFSHGLIDYLVLFSQSTKGLMFPVIGLIYAVIYYTVFRVAIVALDLKTPGRETETADDQAFDTSDMAGHLVHAFGGKDNITNLDACITRLRVTVKEIAKVDQARLKTLGAAGVVIAGSGVQAIFGTKSDNLKTDMDHWIKAN, encoded by the coding sequence ATGAAAAGTTTATTTGCAAATCTCCAGCAAGTAGGTAAGGCACTAATGCTGCCTGTATCGGTTTTGCCGGTAGCTGGTATTTTACTGGGGGTGGGTGCTGCTAAATTTAGCATTCTGCCAGGGACTCTTTCCTCAATCATGGAACAAGCCGGTGGAGCCGTATTTGGTAATATGGCTCTACTATTTGCAATCGGTGTTGCACTTGGTTTTACTAAAAACGATGGTGTTGCTGGTCTTGCAGCAGCAGTTGGTTATTTCATCCTAACCAAAACAGTAGCGGTAGTTGCTCCATTATTGGCAGGACTAGACCCAACAGCGGCTGATTTTGCAGCACAAGCAGAAAAAGTAGCTAACGTTGGGGTACTGGGTGGTGTTATCGCGGGCGGTATTGCCGCATACATGTTCAACCGTTTCTATCGTATTCAATTGCCAGAATACTTAGGTTTCTTCTCTGGGAAACGCTTCGTTCCGCTATCTACTGGTATTGTAGCTATCGTTGCGGGCGTAGTACTGGCGTTTATTTGGCCTCCAATTGGCGGTGCAATTAAAGCCTTCTCTCATTGGGCTGCATATCAAAATCCAACACTGGCATTTGGTATCTACGGTATCGTTGAGCGTTCACTGATCCCGTTAGGTCTGCATCACATCTGGAATGCACCATTCTTCTTCGAAGTAGGTGAATATACTAATTCTACTGGTCAGGTATTCCACGGTGAGATCGCTCGTTACATTGCTGGTGACCCAACAGCAGGTAACTTAGCCGGTGGTTATATGTTCAAAATGTATGGTCTGCCAGCTGCTGCTATCGCTATGTGGCACACCGCTAAACCAGAAAATCGTGCCAAAATCGGTGGTATTATGATTTCAGCAGCGCTGACTTCATTCTTAACCGGTATTACTGAACCAATCGAATTTGCATTCTTGTTCGTTGCACCAGTGTTGTATGTGATCCATGCATTATTAGCTGGTTCTGCGTTCGTAGTTTGTATCGTCTTAGGCATGAAACACGGCACCACTTTCTCTCATGGTTTGATCGATTACTTAGTACTGTTCTCTCAATCCACTAAAGGTTTAATGTTCCCAGTTATCGGTCTGATTTACGCAGTGATTTACTACACAGTATTCCGTGTTGCAATTGTTGCGCTGGATCTGAAAACGCCTGGTCGTGAAACAGAAACAGCTGATGATCAAGCATTTGATACCTCAGACATGGCTGGTCACTTAGTTCATGCTTTCGGTGGTAAAGACAACATTACTAATCTGGATGCTTGTATTACTCGTCTGCGTGTTACCGTAAAAGAAATCGCGAAAGTTGATCAAGCAAGACTCAAAACATTAGGCGCTGCTGGTGTTGTGATTGCTGGTTCTGGTGTGCAGGCTATTTTCGGAACTAAATCTGACAACCTGAAAACAGATATGGACCATTGGATCAAAGCTAATTAA
- a CDS encoding DNA-binding transcriptional regulator YciT: MNARQTAILELVNCAGKVSVADLSNQLGVSEVTIRQDLTQLEQQSFLKRVHGAAAALDSENPEHRQWTNSKIKQDIANYAYSLIKQDDCVLIEGGSVNVMLAKLLAKRSDITIITSNSYIAHQLRTSNAGIILLGGQYQSSSESLVGPLTRLCIEHIHFSKAFIGVDGFDIQTGFTNRNMLRADIANTILNKKQEVFVMTDSSKFGTIHPASIGPTSLIRHVITDKNAPNETLRWLSDKNVQVHIV; the protein is encoded by the coding sequence ATGAATGCAAGACAGACTGCTATTTTAGAATTAGTCAATTGCGCAGGAAAGGTTAGTGTCGCTGATTTATCTAATCAGCTGGGTGTATCTGAAGTGACCATTCGACAAGATCTGACTCAACTTGAACAGCAATCCTTCTTAAAGCGAGTTCACGGAGCAGCGGCCGCTCTCGATAGTGAAAATCCTGAGCATCGCCAGTGGACTAACAGCAAGATAAAGCAAGATATAGCTAATTACGCCTATTCACTTATCAAGCAAGACGACTGCGTATTAATTGAAGGTGGCAGCGTAAATGTTATGCTTGCAAAATTATTAGCTAAACGCTCAGACATCACCATCATCACCTCAAATTCATACATAGCACATCAGCTGCGAACCTCTAATGCAGGAATTATATTATTAGGGGGGCAATATCAATCGAGTAGTGAAAGTTTAGTGGGTCCACTAACCCGTTTATGCATTGAGCATATTCATTTCAGCAAAGCATTTATAGGTGTGGATGGTTTTGATATTCAAACTGGATTCACAAATCGAAATATGTTGCGTGCTGATATCGCAAATACAATTCTGAATAAAAAACAGGAGGTATTCGTTATGACTGATTCCAGCAAATTTGGCACTATTCATCCAGCGAGCATTGGTCCAACATCGCTTATTAGACATGTAATCACAGATAAAAATGCGCCAAATGAAACATTACGCTGGTTATCCGATAAAAATGTTCAAGTTCATATTGTATAA
- a CDS encoding formate C-acetyltransferase/glycerol dehydratase family glycyl radical enzyme, protein MTDMNLNTLTERTKKHKHRLVEIVSPPVCTERALHYTEAYQANMDQPMVLRRAIALAHHLDKRTIWIDNDELIIGNQGAYLRSAPIFPEYTMDWVVAEIDELANRPGAGFDVSEKDKAIVHQIAPFWKGQTVKDRCFALFSQEQKDLLSSGIIKAEGNMNAGDAHMAVDYEKVLKIGISGIRKQVAERRTRLDLTAWADLHKDQFLKAVEISFEALTKHIYKYAALAKSMAATETRTERRDELLAIAENCEIIAEQPPKTFWQALQLSFFIQLFLQIESNGHSVSFGRMDQFLFPWYNQDVEVKQSVTKEFAIELLTSCWLKLLEVNKIRSTLHSKSSAGSPMYQNVTIGGQKLVNGEAVDAVNSLSYTILESCGRLRSTQPNLSVRYHAGLTNDFLSACMDVIRCGFGMPAFNNDEIVIPEFIKLGVDREDAYNYSAIGCIETAVPGKWGYRCTGMSFLNFTRVMLATLEQGRDSTTGKVFLSHDKGLSLGNFTEFSEVMTEWDRQIRYYTKKSIEIDTVIDTMLEENAHDIVCSALIDDCIERGLTAKQGGAKYDWVSGLQVGIANTGNSLAAVRDLVFGGKVSQQELAAKLDDDFAGADGEALRQILLTRAPKYGNDDDSVDTLLAQAYDSYIDEIKNYRNTRYGRGPIGGGYYAGTSSISANVPFGAGTMATPDGRKAKTPLAEGASPSSGTDSLGPTAVFNSVGKLPTCQILGGVLLNQKLNPSSLEQPRDRQKLMSLLRAFFEIHKGWHVQYNIVSRDTLVAAKKEPAQYRDLVVRVAGYSAFFTALSPDTQDDIIDRTEHTL, encoded by the coding sequence ATGACAGATATGAATCTGAATACACTGACAGAACGTACTAAAAAACATAAACATCGTCTTGTCGAAATTGTATCACCACCAGTTTGTACTGAACGTGCTTTACATTATACAGAAGCATATCAGGCAAATATGGATCAACCTATGGTGCTGCGTCGAGCCATTGCATTAGCGCATCATTTGGATAAACGTACTATCTGGATTGATAATGATGAGTTAATCATTGGTAACCAAGGTGCTTATCTGCGATCTGCGCCAATTTTCCCTGAATACACGATGGACTGGGTTGTCGCTGAGATTGATGAATTAGCTAATCGTCCTGGTGCTGGTTTCGATGTGTCAGAGAAAGATAAAGCTATTGTTCATCAGATCGCTCCGTTCTGGAAAGGTCAGACAGTTAAAGATCGTTGTTTCGCTCTCTTTTCCCAAGAACAAAAAGATCTGTTGAGCTCTGGCATCATCAAAGCTGAAGGCAACATGAATGCCGGTGATGCTCACATGGCTGTTGATTATGAGAAAGTACTGAAAATTGGTATTTCTGGTATTCGCAAACAAGTCGCTGAGCGTCGTACTCGCTTAGATTTGACTGCTTGGGCTGATTTACATAAAGATCAATTTTTAAAAGCAGTTGAAATCTCTTTTGAAGCGCTAACCAAGCACATTTATAAATATGCTGCTCTAGCAAAATCTATGGCTGCGACAGAAACTCGTACAGAGCGTCGCGATGAATTGTTAGCAATTGCAGAAAATTGCGAAATTATCGCTGAACAGCCACCAAAAACATTCTGGCAAGCCCTTCAGTTGTCATTCTTTATTCAACTGTTCCTGCAAATTGAATCCAATGGTCACTCGGTATCATTTGGCCGTATGGACCAATTTTTATTCCCTTGGTACAACCAGGATGTAGAAGTTAAGCAGTCTGTTACGAAAGAGTTTGCTATCGAGTTGTTGACTAGCTGCTGGTTGAAGTTGCTAGAAGTAAACAAGATCCGCTCAACTCTGCATTCAAAATCGTCTGCTGGTAGCCCGATGTATCAGAACGTTACTATCGGTGGTCAAAAACTCGTTAATGGCGAAGCTGTAGATGCAGTTAACTCTCTGTCCTACACTATCCTTGAGTCATGTGGCCGTTTGCGCTCTACCCAGCCAAATCTTAGTGTTCGCTACCATGCTGGTTTAACCAATGACTTCCTCAGTGCATGTATGGATGTTATTCGTTGTGGTTTCGGTATGCCTGCATTTAATAATGATGAAATCGTTATTCCTGAATTCATCAAATTGGGTGTAGATAGAGAAGATGCGTATAACTACTCTGCCATCGGTTGTATTGAAACAGCTGTTCCTGGCAAGTGGGGATATCGTTGCACAGGCATGAGCTTCCTGAATTTTACCCGTGTAATGTTAGCAACGCTGGAACAGGGCCGTGACTCAACGACAGGTAAAGTATTCCTGTCACATGATAAAGGATTGTCATTAGGCAATTTCACTGAATTCAGCGAAGTGATGACAGAGTGGGATCGTCAAATCCGTTATTACACGAAGAAATCAATCGAAATTGATACCGTAATCGACACAATGCTTGAAGAAAATGCACATGACATCGTGTGTTCAGCATTGATCGATGATTGTATTGAACGTGGCTTGACCGCGAAGCAGGGTGGAGCGAAATACGACTGGGTATCAGGTCTGCAAGTTGGTATCGCGAATACAGGTAATAGTTTAGCTGCTGTCCGTGACTTGGTGTTTGGCGGTAAAGTGTCTCAGCAAGAATTGGCAGCTAAACTGGACGATGACTTTGCCGGTGCTGATGGTGAAGCATTAAGACAAATCTTGCTAACTCGTGCGCCAAAATATGGCAATGATGATGACTCAGTCGATACATTATTGGCTCAGGCATACGATAGTTACATTGATGAAATCAAAAACTATCGTAATACCCGCTATGGTCGCGGTCCAATCGGTGGTGGCTATTACGCTGGCACATCATCAATTTCTGCTAACGTACCATTTGGTGCGGGCACAATGGCAACACCGGATGGACGTAAGGCTAAGACACCATTGGCGGAAGGTGCTAGTCCATCGTCAGGTACTGATAGCTTAGGTCCAACGGCTGTATTCAACTCAGTTGGTAAATTGCCTACTTGTCAAATCCTTGGTGGTGTTCTGCTGAATCAGAAATTGAATCCAAGCAGTTTAGAGCAGCCTCGTGATCGTCAGAAACTGATGTCACTTCTGCGGGCATTCTTTGAAATTCATAAAGGATGGCATGTACAGTACAACATTGTTTCACGCGACACATTAGTTGCTGCGAAGAAAGAACCAGCTCAATACCGTGACTTAGTTGTTCGTGTAGCCGGTTATTCTGCGTTCTTCACAGCACTGTCACCTGATACACAAGACGATATTATCGATAGAACAGAACATACTCTGTAG
- a CDS encoding glycyl-radical enzyme activating protein, which translates to MIFNIQRYATHDGPGVRTAVFLKGCSLKCSWCQNPESISRTQDLFYDQRLCIKDCERCCSVSPAFVKDMQSNLVSVDRKILSKDIILLASDACPSGALETCGKSSSIDEIVTTILKDKPFYKSSGGGVTITGGEPFMQHDFTFELLTEVKKHSLHTAVESCLHVPWKYISKSVDLIDLWLLDIKHVDHGKFNDWTSGQLDLINQNYEELGKRGANIVFRVPIIPDFNNDETTLLKIIDKAADHYSKFGGSGEIHFLPYHTYGVHKYHLLGVEYSGAKQSLESPELLAFLEEKANSRGLTAIMRG; encoded by the coding sequence ATGATTTTCAATATACAGCGCTATGCGACGCATGATGGTCCAGGCGTAAGAACAGCAGTCTTTCTTAAGGGATGCTCGCTGAAGTGTTCATGGTGTCAAAATCCGGAAAGCATAAGCAGAACACAAGACTTATTTTATGATCAACGTTTATGCATAAAGGATTGTGAGCGTTGTTGTTCTGTTAGTCCTGCATTTGTAAAAGATATGCAAAGTAACCTTGTATCGGTAGATCGAAAAATCCTGAGTAAGGATATTATCCTATTAGCATCAGATGCATGTCCAAGCGGTGCATTAGAAACCTGTGGAAAAAGCTCATCCATAGATGAAATAGTGACAACTATCCTTAAAGATAAGCCTTTTTATAAAAGCAGTGGTGGTGGCGTTACGATTACCGGTGGCGAACCATTCATGCAGCATGATTTTACATTTGAATTACTGACAGAAGTAAAAAAACATTCACTTCATACAGCAGTTGAAAGCTGTTTGCACGTTCCTTGGAAATATATATCAAAGTCTGTTGATTTGATTGATCTATGGTTGCTGGATATTAAACATGTCGACCATGGAAAATTTAATGATTGGACTAGTGGTCAGCTGGATTTAATAAATCAGAATTATGAAGAGCTAGGAAAACGTGGTGCAAATATTGTATTTCGTGTCCCAATAATTCCTGATTTTAATAATGATGAAACTACATTGCTTAAAATAATTGATAAAGCAGCAGATCATTATTCAAAATTTGGTGGTAGTGGCGAGATCCATTTTCTTCCTTATCACACATATGGTGTTCATAAATATCACTTGCTTGGTGTTGAATATTCTGGCGCTAAGCAGTCACTAGAAAGTCCCGAGTTATTAGCCTTTTTAGAAGAGAAGGCTAATTCACGGGGGCTCACAGCAATAATGAGGGGTTAA
- a CDS encoding DUF4125 family protein, with amino-acid sequence MDLINEIIKIEWSFFQETNNAGGRASCQNNFSEFYLMRSAQWEIYPEEILELILNELNDAYLNGGNLVVEKYARMMKYTHIDEYLTLESRLPSISEQHVLIVNQIINSFLVWHEKFRLRYPKLSKKSRSMLTNSSDGATSACVYLESELLTYSLPTLMHVLSYVDECKINNINLVIENINNIVRKKGYNSLDDAENSL; translated from the coding sequence ATGGATTTAATAAACGAAATAATAAAAATAGAATGGTCTTTTTTTCAAGAGACTAACAATGCTGGAGGTCGAGCCAGTTGCCAGAATAACTTTTCTGAATTCTATCTTATGCGTAGTGCGCAGTGGGAAATATATCCAGAGGAGATATTGGAATTAATATTAAACGAACTTAATGATGCTTATTTGAATGGTGGAAATCTAGTGGTAGAAAAATATGCTAGGATGATGAAATATACGCATATTGATGAGTATTTAACTCTTGAGTCGAGATTGCCTTCTATATCGGAACAGCATGTATTGATAGTCAATCAAATAATTAACTCATTTTTAGTTTGGCATGAAAAATTTAGATTACGCTATCCTAAACTAAGCAAGAAAAGTAGATCTATGCTCACTAATAGCTCTGATGGTGCTACAAGCGCTTGTGTTTATCTTGAGTCTGAATTATTAACATATTCTCTACCAACTCTTATGCATGTTCTATCTTATGTTGATGAATGTAAAATCAATAATATAAACTTGGTAATTGAAAACATTAATAATATAGTCAGAAAAAAAGGATATAACTCTTTAGACGATGCAGAAAATAGCCTGTAG
- a CDS encoding DUF4037 domain-containing protein: MMNGILKSKKYFEVVLYPALAKKFPDLINNLAFGLIGEGSECFGFDDNYSEDHDFGSLCCIWLPDEDYMNHHVFLSGFISEINKNISCYIKKNISYKDINSSVWNVGRRGVLNTKSWYEKYLGCSIPDSKSNNLWRGIPEYALSTVTNGEVFCDPLGEFTRFRERILGYYPNDIWRNKISTRCMRLGQSGQYNLSRAIQRENVVYANLLISDFIKELIHIIFLLNNRFLIYDKWAYNALLNMDDFAIRMHEKIAEINYLKLTDVTDCIEEICRDVIDQLASKELFYVDSDFLCDHGVAIQQTIHDLVIKNLAPWAD, from the coding sequence ATGATGAATGGAATTTTAAAATCCAAGAAATACTTTGAAGTTGTACTATATCCTGCGTTGGCGAAAAAATTTCCAGATTTGATTAATAATCTGGCCTTTGGGCTAATAGGTGAGGGTTCAGAGTGTTTCGGTTTCGATGATAACTATTCAGAAGATCATGACTTTGGTTCTCTATGTTGTATTTGGTTGCCTGATGAAGACTATATGAATCATCATGTATTTTTGAGTGGTTTCATTAGTGAAATTAATAAAAACATATCATGCTATATAAAAAAGAACATTTCATATAAAGATATAAATTCGAGTGTTTGGAATGTCGGTCGCAGAGGTGTATTGAACACTAAATCATGGTATGAAAAATATTTGGGATGTTCAATTCCTGACTCTAAATCTAATAATTTATGGCGAGGCATTCCAGAATATGCTCTTTCTACTGTAACTAATGGAGAAGTGTTTTGTGATCCACTTGGTGAATTTACAAGGTTTAGAGAGCGTATACTAGGCTATTATCCGAATGACATTTGGCGAAATAAGATATCAACTCGATGTATGCGCTTAGGCCAAAGTGGTCAGTATAATTTATCAAGGGCAATACAACGTGAAAATGTTGTATATGCTAACCTACTTATTTCTGATTTTATCAAGGAGTTGATTCACATAATTTTTTTGTTAAATAATCGATTTCTTATATATGATAAATGGGCATATAACGCATTGCTAAATATGGATGATTTTGCTATCAGAATGCATGAGAAAATTGCTGAAATAAACTATTTAAAGCTTACTGATGTTACTGATTGCATCGAAGAAATATGTAGGGATGTCATTGATCAATTAGCATCTAAAGAATTATTTTATGTCGATTCGGATTTCTTGTGTGATCATGGCGTTGCTATTCAGCAGACTATTCATGATCTGGTCATAAAAAACTTAGCACCATGGGCTGATTAA
- a CDS encoding tetratricopeptide repeat protein codes for MFNKKDEIDILDAKRRESLANGDSITEFNTLMKLRFLIKDYYGQNSPEYIAILNELCGCGKYVGEYQEAKEAVLESLDIIRANIGVNNINYASSLLNYAELNRFMHVYTDDVLNMYKEVELLYETLNAEVYSIAVFNNNIGNYYLEQNDYANSFECFKKSIYLLKKTEHKIAYATTLNNAVIPTLKLGFDCLAYEYLLEAIEIYKDSVGEEHSLYAAAMNSLATYYYENQQYHKALETYNSILNICKRSFGENSNHYKRVQGNIDVVQKRIASK; via the coding sequence ATGTTTAATAAAAAAGATGAAATTGATATTTTAGATGCAAAAAGGCGCGAAAGCTTGGCGAATGGGGATAGTATAACTGAATTTAATACCCTGATGAAACTTAGATTTTTAATTAAGGATTATTATGGTCAAAATAGTCCTGAATATATAGCTATATTGAATGAGTTATGCGGTTGCGGTAAATATGTTGGTGAATATCAAGAAGCAAAAGAAGCAGTTTTAGAGTCTCTAGATATTATCCGTGCGAATATTGGTGTGAATAATATAAATTATGCTAGCTCACTTCTGAATTATGCAGAGCTTAATAGATTTATGCACGTATACACCGATGACGTGCTAAATATGTATAAAGAGGTGGAGTTACTCTATGAAACGCTTAACGCTGAAGTATATTCTATAGCTGTTTTTAATAATAATATTGGTAATTACTATCTTGAGCAAAATGATTATGCAAATTCATTTGAGTGTTTCAAAAAGAGTATTTACTTACTTAAAAAAACAGAGCATAAAATTGCTTACGCAACAACACTTAATAATGCAGTTATTCCAACATTGAAATTGGGGTTTGATTGTTTAGCTTATGAGTATTTGTTAGAAGCAATAGAAATATACAAAGATTCAGTTGGTGAAGAGCATAGCTTGTATGCAGCAGCAATGAATTCATTGGCTACCTATTATTATGAAAACCAGCAATATCATAAAGCATTAGAAACGTATAATTCAATATTGAATATTTGCAAGAGATCATTTGGAGAAAATAGTAATCATTACAAGAGAGTTCAAGGAAATATTGATGTTGTTCAGAAACGAATAGCTTCTAAATAG